One genomic region from Terriglobales bacterium encodes:
- the hutU gene encoding urocanate hydratase, which yields MPVETEFSAPAYTPIRAPRGTAITCKGWQQEAAMRMLMNNLDEEVGERPRDLVVYGGTGRAARNWDCYRAIVSSLRSLANDETLLVQSGKPVGIFRTHEYAPRVLIANSNLVGHWSNWDTFNQLERAGLIMYGQMTAGSWIYIGSQGIVQGTFETFAAAGAKHFDGNLEGKLIVSGGMGGMGGAQPLAATMNGAAFLGIEVDPERIKKRLKTGYCDFMVNTLDEALRILKNAVRKKEAVSVGLVGNCADIIPELANRGVLPDILTDQTSAHDPLNGYIPQGLSVEQAAELRQRDPKGYQERSLDSIARHVEGMLALQKMGAVTFDYGNNIRTFAFQRGVKNAYDFPGFVPQYIRPLFCEGRGPFRWVALSGEPSDIAVTDDLVLQMFPDNRILSRWINLARKRIKYQGLPARICWLGYGERAQFGLAINDLVRSGRIKAPIVMGRDHLDCGSVASPFRETEAMKDGSDAIADWPLLNAMLNTASGASWVSIHNGGGVGIGYSQHAGQVTVADGSEHMAARIERVLTNDPGIGVARHVDAGYGEAREFAEKNGIRIPMSDRGLPE from the coding sequence ATGCCGGTCGAAACCGAATTCAGTGCTCCTGCTTACACTCCCATTCGAGCTCCGCGCGGCACCGCAATCACCTGCAAGGGCTGGCAGCAGGAAGCCGCCATGCGCATGCTGATGAACAATCTCGACGAAGAAGTCGGTGAGCGGCCTCGTGACCTGGTTGTCTATGGCGGCACCGGCCGCGCGGCCCGCAATTGGGATTGCTACCGCGCGATCGTTTCATCGCTGCGCTCGCTCGCGAACGACGAGACACTCCTGGTTCAGTCAGGCAAGCCTGTGGGTATCTTTCGCACGCACGAATATGCTCCACGCGTGCTGATCGCCAATTCCAATCTCGTCGGCCATTGGTCGAATTGGGACACATTCAATCAACTCGAGCGCGCTGGTCTCATCATGTATGGCCAGATGACCGCCGGCTCCTGGATCTACATCGGCTCGCAGGGCATCGTGCAAGGCACATTTGAAACCTTTGCTGCCGCGGGCGCCAAGCATTTCGACGGCAATCTCGAAGGCAAGCTCATCGTCAGCGGCGGCATGGGCGGTATGGGCGGCGCCCAGCCCTTGGCCGCCACCATGAATGGCGCGGCGTTTCTCGGCATTGAAGTCGATCCCGAGCGCATCAAGAAGCGCCTCAAGACCGGCTATTGCGACTTCATGGTCAACACGCTCGACGAAGCGCTGCGCATCCTGAAAAATGCCGTGCGCAAGAAAGAAGCCGTTTCGGTCGGCCTGGTAGGGAACTGCGCCGATATCATTCCCGAACTTGCCAACCGCGGCGTGTTGCCCGACATTCTTACTGATCAGACCTCCGCGCACGACCCCCTGAACGGCTACATCCCGCAGGGACTCTCGGTCGAGCAAGCCGCAGAGTTGCGCCAGCGCGATCCCAAGGGTTACCAGGAGCGCTCGCTCGATTCGATCGCCCGTCACGTCGAAGGCATGCTCGCCTTGCAAAAGATGGGAGCAGTAACCTTCGACTACGGGAACAACATACGCACCTTCGCATTTCAGCGTGGAGTGAAGAACGCCTACGACTTCCCGGGATTTGTTCCGCAGTACATCCGGCCGCTCTTCTGCGAAGGCCGTGGCCCCTTCCGCTGGGTGGCTTTGTCGGGCGAGCCCTCCGATATCGCTGTTACTGATGACCTCGTATTGCAGATGTTTCCCGACAACCGAATTCTCAGCCGCTGGATTAATCTGGCGCGCAAGCGCATCAAGTACCAGGGACTCCCGGCGCGTATCTGCTGGCTCGGATATGGTGAGCGCGCCCAGTTCGGTTTGGCCATCAACGATCTGGTCAGGAGCGGTCGCATCAAGGCGCCCATCGTGATGGGCAGAGACCATCTTGACTGTGGCTCGGTGGCCTCTCCCTTCCGCGAAACCGAGGCCATGAAGGATGGCAGCGATGCCATCGCCGACTGGCCGCTGCTCAATGCCATGCTCAACACCGCCAGCGGCGCTTCCTGGGTTTCGATTCACAATGGCGGCGGTGTTGGTATCGGCTACTCGCAGCACGCAGGACAGGTTACGGTCGCCGACGGCAGCGAACACATGGCTGCGCGCATCGAGCGCGTGCTCACCAATGATCCCGGCATCGGCGTTGCCCGTCATGTGGACGCCGGTTACGGCGAAGCTCGCGAGTTTGCCGAGAAAAACGGCATTCGGATCCCGATGAGCGACAGAGGTCTGCCGGAGTGA
- the hutI gene encoding imidazolonepropionase — protein sequence MTAARGSKRAVRTQPALFLTNIGQLLTLRGERGLRRRQQLTQLEIIEDAAVLCVAGKIVSVGPRLDAENDSWLQKNRKSIREVDCRGGVVLPGFVDSHSHPVFTAPRLVDFEKRISGASYEEIAKSGGGIRSSIEGVRQADANSLSDSVLNVFQRMARQGTTTVEAKSGYGLSLNSEVKSLEAVRSAGRGWPGTVVPTLLAAHVVPPEYQDRRGDYLEMVTAELIPLVAKRRLADFVDVFCERGAFTLEESEQVFRAARQHGLGVRAHVCQLTPAPLGSLQRFQPASLDHVDHVLDEDLRAFERSDIVPTLLPGSNYFLGLQQYPPARKLIDAGAAVALATDYNPGTSPTVSMPFVLSLACTQMKMSPAEAISAATINGACSLQLEHRKGSIESGKDADLAIFAVKNYREIAYWFATDMCSGVVMQGEYFNWIC from the coding sequence GTGACGGCGGCCCGCGGAAGCAAGAGAGCTGTCCGCACGCAGCCTGCTCTCTTCCTCACGAACATTGGGCAGCTTCTCACCCTGCGCGGAGAACGCGGCCTCCGTCGTCGGCAGCAACTCACGCAGCTCGAGATCATCGAAGATGCCGCCGTGCTCTGTGTTGCCGGCAAGATTGTGTCCGTAGGGCCGCGTCTTGACGCCGAAAACGATTCCTGGCTGCAGAAAAACCGCAAGAGTATTCGCGAAGTCGATTGCCGTGGCGGAGTGGTGTTACCCGGCTTTGTCGATTCGCACTCCCATCCCGTATTCACCGCCCCGCGGCTGGTAGATTTTGAAAAACGCATTTCCGGGGCCAGCTACGAAGAAATCGCAAAGTCCGGCGGCGGTATTCGATCCAGCATTGAAGGGGTTCGGCAGGCAGATGCGAATTCACTGTCCGACTCGGTGCTAAATGTGTTTCAACGAATGGCTCGCCAGGGGACAACAACCGTCGAAGCCAAGTCGGGCTATGGACTGAGTCTCAACTCGGAAGTGAAATCACTGGAAGCAGTTCGTTCTGCCGGTCGCGGTTGGCCGGGAACCGTGGTTCCTACCTTGCTCGCGGCTCACGTCGTCCCACCGGAATATCAGGATCGGCGGGGCGATTATCTCGAGATGGTCACTGCCGAGCTTATTCCACTGGTGGCGAAGCGGAGATTAGCGGACTTCGTAGACGTTTTCTGCGAACGCGGGGCTTTCACCCTGGAAGAATCGGAGCAGGTATTCCGCGCAGCGCGCCAACATGGCCTCGGGGTCCGCGCCCATGTCTGCCAGCTTACCCCCGCGCCCCTCGGCTCGTTGCAACGCTTTCAACCCGCATCTCTTGACCATGTGGACCACGTGCTCGATGAGGATCTCCGCGCATTCGAGAGAAGCGATATCGTACCCACCCTGCTCCCCGGCTCAAACTACTTCCTCGGCCTCCAGCAGTATCCGCCGGCTCGCAAGCTGATCGATGCCGGTGCAGCCGTTGCTCTCGCCACTGACTACAATCCTGGCACCTCACCTACCGTGAGCATGCCTTTTGTGCTTTCGCTTGCCTGCACGCAAATGAAGATGTCGCCGGCGGAAGCCATCTCCGCAGCAACCATCAATGGGGCTTGCTCGCTCCAACTGGAGCATCGGAAAGGCAGTATCGAATCTGGCAAAGACGCGGACCTCGCCATCTTCGCTGTGAAGAATTATCGCGAAATCGCCTACTGGTTCGCCACCGACATGTGCTCTGGCGTCGTCATGCAGGGCGAGTATTTCAATTGGATCTGCTGA